CCGACGTCGTCTCCCTAGACACGGTGACCAGCGCGGCAGACATTTACGATCATCGTCGTGGCGAACCGGCAGACGGCAGGAACGCGGGCGAGAGACACCGACCGCAACGACACGTGCCAGATTCTCGACAGTGCGCTGGCCGACGGGCAGCTGTCGATGGAGGAGCACCGCACCCGAGTAGCCCTGGCCACCCAAGCCGAAACCCTGGGCGATCTGCAATCGCTGATCTCGGACCTGCAGACCTCCAATGCGCCGGTACAACTGCCCGACCTCAAGCGACGGCCCACGCTGTCCGGAGCCGGCGGTGGATGGGGCATCCGCCTCGCCGTGGCCGGCGTGCTGGTGGTGCTCGGCATCGCGATCGGCTGGGGCCTGTACGGCAACACGACCTCCCCGGTGGACTTCACCTCCGATCCGGGCGCCAAGAGCGACGGGATTCCGGCGAGGGTGCTCACCGCACCCAAACAGCTGCAGTCGCTCGGTGGGTTGAACGGTCTCATCGAGCAGATGAAGCAGAAGTTCGGCGACACCGAGGGCTACCGGCTGGTGGTGTATCCGGAGTAC
The nucleotide sequence above comes from Mycolicibacterium moriokaense. Encoded proteins:
- a CDS encoding DUF1707 SHOCT-like domain-containing protein yields the protein MANRQTAGTRARDTDRNDTCQILDSALADGQLSMEEHRTRVALATQAETLGDLQSLISDLQTSNAPVQLPDLKRRPTLSGAGGGWGIRLAVAGVLVVLGIAIGWGLYGNTTSPVDFTSDPGAKSDGIPARVLTAPKQLQSLGGLNGLIEQMKQKFGDTEGYRLVVYPEYASLDRPDPNDERRKLSYTYRGGWGDPSSSAKSDGDRMVDLSKFDAKEIVAVFRGAPETLGAKPADVTSTYLIFEPSSDETAPPGALDVTIYVSTDFGSGYIELNGDGTTKQINYVD